A section of the Branchiostoma lanceolatum isolate klBraLanc5 chromosome 19, klBraLanc5.hap2, whole genome shotgun sequence genome encodes:
- the LOC136425645 gene encoding oncoprotein-induced transcript 3 protein-like, with the protein MKTFITLGVLLLSVAASLAEETTDECNNYQELSDAWRSVLNHQPESRWDDAICDGNDTAVGVDEGWYRFTGEAGDRMPVQAPTMYRCGTHAGIFLNGQHPFIEEGVVTRQACAHFSDNHCYWSWDIKVRACPDGYYVYKLPKPVTCKLAYCGTTVDTVIPDEPVEKHVPDL; encoded by the exons ATGAAAACATTTATCACTCTGG GTGTCCTACTTTTGAGCGTCGCAGCCAGCCTGGCGGAGGAGACGACAGACGAGTGCAACAACTACCAGGAGTTAAGCGACGCCTGGCGGAGCGTGCTGAATCACCAGCCCGAGTCGCGGTGGGATGACGCCATTTGCGACGGTAACGACACGGCGGTGGGGGTCGACGAGGGCTGGTACCGCTTCACAGGGGAGGCGGGGGACAGGATGCCCGTACAGGCCCCTACCATGTACCGCTGCGGCACACACGCCGGCATCTTCTTAAACGGACAACACCCGTTCATCGAAGAGGGCGTGGTCACCCGCCAGGCATGCGCACACTTCTCCGACAACCACTGCTACTGGAGCTGGGACATCAAGGTTCGCGCATGCCCAGACGGGTACTACGTGTACAAACTGCCCAAACCCGTGACGTGTAAGCTAGCGTACTGCGGTACAACCGTCGATACAGTCATACCAGATGAACCGGTGGAAAAGCACGTGCCAGACTTGTAA